In Mixophyes fleayi isolate aMixFle1 chromosome 4, aMixFle1.hap1, whole genome shotgun sequence, the following proteins share a genomic window:
- the LOC142153281 gene encoding E3 ubiquitin/ISG15 ligase TRIM25-like: MHTLVSECQRNFHFSLLLSAMASADLRQELNCSICLNLYIDPVTLRCGHNFCWVCIDRVLETQEGSGVYTCPECRAECQEHPALQRNITLCNIVGMFLSTQPDQEETGIFCTYCIHSPVPAAKSCLHCEASLCDNHLRVHSKSAEHVISDPTTSLGNRKCSIHKKILEYYCTEDAACICVYCSAGEHRGHKVEILDEAFEKKKKKLRNVLQKLTTKREETEKQVQRLQERRREDQEKAAGVTKRVTALFRDIRRQLENLERRVLSEISRQEESVSLSVSNLIQQLEIKKDELSRKMRHIEELCNMSDPVTVLQEPDTGDLCDTEDRERHDDQVHGVGDLNVGLISGKLHTGLSVIIRGIKIWVYVQEPTDMLLDVNTAHRHIHISGNKKTASWSAISQKHQKTPERFRKYHQVLSTRRLSSGRHYWEVDVSKSVWWMVGMCYPSIVRRGSKSVIGNNNKSWVFSRHNNRYSLIHDSKSIWLPNNLPYDRMRICLDYEAGQMSFYSLCDPIRHLHTVTATFTEPLHAALWVGRGCIMITG; the protein is encoded by the coding sequence ATGCACACACTGGTGTCTGAGTGTCAGAGAaactttcatttctctcttctgctgtcagcaATGGCATCTGCTGATTTGAGACAGGAGCTGaactgttccatctgcctgaaccTTTATATagatcctgtaacactgagatgtggacacaacttctgctgggtctgtattgatcgtgtgctggaaacacaggaggggtctggagtttatacctgtcctgaatgcagagcagagtgtcaggagcaTCCTGCACTGCAGAGGAACATAACTCTGTGTAACATAGTGGGGATGTTCCTGTCTACTCAGCCAGATCAGGAGGAGACTGGGATCTTCTGCACTTACTGTATtcactctcctgtacctgctgctaaatcctgtctgcattgtgaggcttctctgtgtgataatcacctgagagtacacagcaagtcagcagaacacgtcatatctgatcccaccacttccctagggaacagaaaatgctccatccataagaagatcctggagtattactgcactgaggatgctgcctgtatctgtgtTTACTGTTCAGCTGGAGAGCACCGAGGACACAAAGTGGAGATACTGGATGAGGCCtttgagaagaagaagaagaaactgagaaatgttctgcaaaaactgaccacaaagagagaggagactgaaaAACAAGTCCAGAGActgcaggagcgcaggagagaagatcaggaaaaagcagctggtgtaacaaagagagtcactgccctgtttagagacatcaggagacagctggaaaACCTAGAGAGgagagtcctgagtgagatctccaggcaggaagagagcgtttcactctcagtctctaatctgatccagcagctggaaataaagaaggacgagctgtccaggaagatgcgtcacattgaggagctgtgtaacatgtctgatccagtgactgtcttacaggaaccagacacaggtgacttgtgtgataccgaggacagagagagacatgatgaCCAGGTCCATGGTGTAGGAGATCTGAATGTGGGTCTGATCTCAGGGAAATTACACACAGGATTATCTGTTATAATAAGAGGTATAAAGATATGGGTCTATGTGCAGGAACCTACAGACATGTTACTAGATGTAAACACAGCTCATAGgcatatacatatatcaggtaATAAGAAAACTGCATCCTGGTCAGCTATAAGTCAGAAACATCAAAAAACACCAGAGAGATTCCGGAAATATCATCAAGTTTTAAGCACTAGGAGATTGTCCTCAGGACGACATTACTGGGAAGTTGATGTCAGTAAATCAGTGTGGTGGAtggtagggatgtgttatcccagtatagtCAGAAGAGGAAGTAAGTCAGTCATTGGAAATAATAACAAGTCCTGGGTTTTCTCTAGACATAATAATCGGTATTCATTGATACATGACAGTAAATCGATTTGGTTACCTAACAATCTTCCCTATGATAGAATGAGGATATgtctggattatgaggctggacagatgtccttttattctctgtgtgacccgatcagacacttacacaccgtcactgccaccttcactgagccccttcatgctgcattatggGTAGGGAGAGGTTGTATAATGATAACTGGGTGA